The Tachysurus vachellii isolate PV-2020 chromosome 15, HZAU_Pvac_v1, whole genome shotgun sequence nucleotide sequence gttcactaaaaagaacctgttcaaaagaacgattcgttcacgaactggccatcactacAGGCTACGGTGGTGAAAACCTTCAATAGAAAATGTTACACTTCTTGTatcatgacaagctgcattaaATCTTAACTTTCAGAAAGCATGAAAAAAGGACaggctggtgagggaaagaCGTGACAAGTGATGACAGGAACTAACTTGATTTGAGGACATTCTAcaacataaaatgtaattataaatggataaaatgctTCCTGGATGCACTAGTGTTAATTATTGTCCAATACCACACTAGTGTTTTATTCGTTTCTTTAGAAGTAGTTCTGAGAAGAAGCAGTGTGTTTACTGGTCATGTCTCATTCCAGATGCATGCACTTACCATCCTGGAGTTCCTGTTTTCCATGATGCCTTGAAAGTAAGTCACCCAACACCTTTAATGTCTTAGCTACAAAAAATGGTTTCCttaacatctgtgtgtgtgtgtgttgtgttgtgtaacgTAACTCAGGGCTGGTCATGTTGCAAGAGACGCACTACGGACTTCTCGGATTTCCTGAGCATCGCTGTAAGTGATAGTGGTTCTGTTCTgaacctgagtgtgtgttgtttggttCTATAATTGATTCTAACTTGGTTGTCATTTGTAATTCAGGGCTGCACCAAAGGTCACCATAACAAGGAGAAACCGCCCGAGCCGGTAAAGCCTGAGGTAAAGAGTTCAGGAGGGAAGAAAGAGCTGGAGGATCTGAAACCACGGTTTGACGAATACGTCATTCAAGCTCCTAAACCTGTAGAGTTCATCCAGAGACCCAGGTACATAGCAAgaaataacaacacacacacacacacacacgcacaacacacTGTTTAGAGGAAGAGTATAATGTTACACTGTATAAAATAGACACTTATaatcctgtgtatgtgtgtgtgtgtttcagtgctgATGAGCCACTGGTGGAACTGCAGCAGAAAGTATCTCCGTCCCTAAAACAGGCACTCGAGAACATCCAACTATCCGAAACACAACAGATTTCGGAGAGCGGTAAAAGCTAAACCAATCAGAACCCTTCAGTAGTACAGAGAAGCACAACCACTACAGTCTGGTcatggtgtgtctgtgtgtatattacagagaaTGAAGGGAATGAGGTGAAAATCGGAACAGCATGTACAAATGGAGGTTGCActaaggtaacacacacacatacacaccatccTACATTGATGGTCTAACAACCATtgaggagtttgtgtgtgtgtgtgttacagacttATTCTGGACCAGCAAGTAATGAGGATACATGTTTGTTTCACCCAGGAGTTCCCATCTTCCATGAGGGGTGAGAAagaaacacgcacacatacacacacacacaccttttatgGAACTTTTTAATAAGTGATATCGTGAAAATGTGGTGTTTTTCTGTAGGATGAAATTCTGGAGCTGCTGTCGGAGGAAAACTTCGGACTTCAACACATTTCTTTCTCAGGAGGGATGCAGTACAGGAGCTCATGCATGGAAGAAAGCTGATGTAAGgacaatgtacacacacacacatgcacacagagtcTCAaataaattgacaaaatttgacCGTTTTTGTATGTAGGGGACGAAGCTGGTACCATGTCGGTTTGATTGGCATCAGACTGCTAGTCATGTGACCATCTCCATCTATGCTAAACATTCCATCCCTGAGCTCTGTACCGTAAAGGCCAACAGCACCATGgtaggtttgtgtttgtgggtgtgagtgtgctcatgcatgtgtgtgtgtacagatgttcaCACCTAAATTCTCCCTATGTGATTAGTTTCTGTTTACCCTTTACTGTTTCTgttaaaccgtgtgtgtgtgtgtttgttctctaCGGCAGGTGTGTATCAGAGTGATCTTTGAGGGTGAGAAGGAGTTTGAACAGAATATCAGCCTCTGGGGGGTGAGTGCGTCAAAGCTCATCTTACACGTGTTAACCACATTATGCTTATTCCggcataaataaaaatgaaaccttGACAACAAAATGATGTccaatcacagcacagaaaAAGTTAAAAGtcaaccaatcagagcacagagaaGGGAAAGGATGACTAattggaaaaatataaaaaacataacattaacaAACATAACATAGTGAAAAGGTGAAGGTGATGTCACTTCTGTTGCGTCCCGGCAGGTCATCGATGTCAGCAAGAGTATCATGAACATGATGGCTGCCAAAATTGAGATCATCATGAAGAAGGCTGAGCCAATGTCATGGGCACGGCTCGACCTGCTG carries:
- the chordc1a gene encoding cysteine and histidine-rich domain-containing protein 1a, with the translated sequence MSLLCYNKGCGQRFDPENNPEDACTYHPGVPVFHDALKGWSCCKRRTTDFSDFLSIAGCTKGHHNKEKPPEPVKPEVKSSGGKKELEDLKPRFDEYVIQAPKPVEFIQRPSADEPLVELQQKVSPSLKQALENIQLSETQQISESENEGNEVKIGTACTNGGCTKTYSGPASNEDTCLFHPGVPIFHEGMKFWSCCRRKTSDFNTFLSQEGCSTGAHAWKKADGTKLVPCRFDWHQTASHVTISIYAKHSIPELCTVKANSTMVCIRVIFEGEKEFEQNISLWGVIDVSKSIMNMMAAKIEIIMKKAEPMSWARLDLLPPTPTASDGKKEKECVEERD